Proteins encoded by one window of uncultured Ilyobacter sp.:
- a CDS encoding DUF262 domain-containing protein — protein MEARQTMMLQFLSGEDKKFIIPVFQRNYDWKFEQCKQLFKDIETLIVDKNRKTHFLGTIVYIANNEVDMIDFREFLLIDGQQRVTTTMLLLKALYDKLKEKDTDSSIKLSKKILKSYLINEFSEIEEEKLRLKPMKEDNETFKIIMSNNLTSVNKNSNIYKNYTYFLELFENSKIDIEDFYKGIQRLVIVFISLKRGDDDPQLIFESLNSTGLNLSQADLIRNFILMDKEPREQEKLFELYWYKLEKLLSNETISEFIRDYLTMKQRVIPKKDNVYFEFKKFVNNQYSNREVNDLLEELLYFSEIYSNLINCNSENKKINILLQKIKKLKMTVSYPFLMEVFDDYKKEQIELEEMLKILKLIENYVFRRVICEIPTNALNKVFQTLGRDLKNILNYKESYYKNIKDLLILKKYSAIFPTDEMFRNSFINKNIYKFKYNKFLLEELENYKNKEKVNIEELSIEHIMPQTLDLRWKVSLGKNYERIHEKYLHTIGNISLTGYNSHLGNKTFLEKKEILLESRLKLNGYFKSIEVWGEEQIIDRAEKILEIALNNWGFPEISEELKKENIILEKEFFDLSDDLNVTGLKPVSFEFMDKKYQVDSWRGFFQKVGELMYEFDYSKLLSLTEDIDFSGKNSRIILKNSQCREPIKITEDIFFEGNLNSNAVLNYIKIIFEKYNFQEHDLKYWLKQ, from the coding sequence ATGGAAGCAAGACAGACAATGATGTTGCAGTTTTTATCTGGGGAAGATAAAAAATTCATAATACCTGTATTTCAACGAAATTATGATTGGAAATTTGAACAATGTAAACAATTATTTAAAGATATAGAGACATTAATAGTTGATAAAAATAGAAAGACTCATTTTTTAGGTACTATAGTTTATATTGCAAACAATGAAGTTGATATGATTGATTTTAGAGAATTTTTACTTATCGATGGGCAGCAAAGGGTTACTACAACAATGTTACTGCTCAAAGCCCTTTATGATAAGTTAAAAGAAAAAGATACAGATTCTTCTATTAAATTATCAAAAAAAATTTTAAAATCATATTTGATTAATGAATTTTCAGAAATAGAAGAAGAAAAATTAAGATTAAAACCAATGAAAGAAGATAATGAAACATTTAAAATAATAATGAGTAATAATTTAACTAGTGTGAATAAAAATTCAAATATTTATAAAAATTATACATATTTTTTGGAATTATTTGAAAATTCAAAAATAGACATTGAAGATTTTTATAAAGGTATACAAAGATTAGTTATAGTTTTTATTAGTTTAAAAAGAGGAGATGATGATCCTCAATTAATTTTTGAAAGTTTAAATTCAACTGGTTTAAATCTAAGTCAAGCTGATTTAATAAGAAATTTTATATTAATGGATAAAGAGCCAAGAGAACAAGAAAAGTTATTTGAATTATATTGGTATAAATTAGAAAAATTATTATCAAATGAAACAATTTCTGAATTTATAAGGGATTATTTAACTATGAAGCAACGTGTTATACCCAAAAAGGATAATGTTTATTTTGAATTTAAAAAGTTCGTTAATAATCAATATTCAAATAGAGAAGTTAATGATTTATTAGAAGAATTGTTATATTTTTCAGAAATTTATAGTAATTTAATAAATTGTAACTCTGAAAATAAAAAAATAAATATATTACTTCAAAAGATTAAGAAATTAAAAATGACAGTTTCTTATCCATTTTTAATGGAAGTTTTTGATGATTATAAAAAAGAACAAATTGAACTTGAAGAAATGTTAAAGATATTAAAACTAATAGAAAATTATGTATTTAGAAGAGTTATTTGTGAAATTCCAACAAATGCTTTAAATAAAGTATTTCAAACATTAGGTAGAGATTTAAAAAACATATTAAATTATAAAGAGTCCTATTATAAAAATATTAAAGATTTATTAATATTAAAAAAATACAGTGCAATATTTCCAACTGATGAAATGTTTAGAAACAGTTTTATTAATAAAAATATTTACAAATTTAAATATAATAAATTTTTACTTGAAGAACTAGAAAATTATAAAAATAAGGAAAAAGTTAATATTGAAGAATTGAGTATTGAGCACATTATGCCACAAACTTTAGATTTAAGATGGAAAGTTTCTTTAGGAAAAAATTATGAAAGAATACATGAAAAGTACCTTCATACAATAGGTAATATTTCTTTAACAGGGTATAATTCTCATCTAGGAAACAAAACATTTTTAGAAAAAAAAGAAATTTTATTAGAGAGCAGGTTAAAGTTAAATGGATATTTTAAATCAATTGAAGTTTGGGGAGAAGAACAAATAATTGATAGAGCTGAAAAAATTTTAGAAATTGCATTAAATAATTGGGGATTCCCAGAAATAAGTGAAGAATTAAAAAAAGAAAATATAATTTTAGAAAAGGAATTTTTTGATTTAAGCGACGATTTAAATGTTACAGGATTAAAACCAGTTTCATTTGAATTTATGGATAAAAAATATCAAGTTGATAGTTGGAGAGGCTTTTTTCAAAAGGTTGGAGAGTTAATGTATGAATTTGATTATTCAAAATTACTTTCTTTAACTGAAGATATTGATTTTTCAGGAAAAAACTCAAGAATCATATTAAAAAATAGTCAATGCCGAGAACCTATTAAAATAACTGAAGACATTTTTTTTGAAGGGAATTTAAACTCTAATGCTGTTTTAAATTATATTAAAATAATATTTGAAAAATACAATTTTCAAGAACACGACTTAAAATATTGGTTAAAACAATAA
- a CDS encoding Hsp20/alpha crystallin family protein, whose amino-acid sequence MGNLIKKNDFFSPSIFKDFFEDDIFNDRFFHRRGMPPVNVSEDNEKYQIELSVPGIEKENINITRDKDMLTVSYEQKTSDEYRDKNYHRKEFQCSSFTRSFNLPPDVDFSKIDSMHHDGVLTIQLPKLENAKREDMVNIEIH is encoded by the coding sequence ATGGGAAACTTAATTAAAAAAAATGACTTTTTCAGCCCTAGCATTTTCAAAGATTTTTTTGAAGATGATATATTCAACGACAGGTTCTTTCATAGAAGGGGAATGCCGCCAGTTAATGTGTCTGAAGACAATGAAAAATATCAGATTGAGTTGTCTGTTCCTGGAATAGAAAAAGAAAATATCAATATTACCAGGGATAAAGACATGCTTACTGTCTCTTATGAACAAAAGACTTCAGATGAGTACAGAGATAAAAACTATCACAGAAAAGAGTTCCAATGCAGCTCTTTCACCAGAAGTTTTAACCTACCTCCAGATGTGGACTTTTCAAAAATAGACAGTATGCATCATGATGGAGTTTTGACAATACAACTTCCAAAATTGGAAAATGCTAAGAGAGAAGACATGGTGAACATAGAGATACATTAA
- a CDS encoding spore germination protein GerW family protein: MSTKENIDQLFEKFENFIKNKTVIGEPFQIGDITLIPTLSISFGLGSGSEEKSSSKKCGGNGAGMGGRVMPIAMIVIKNGEISVLPIKKNTGLDKLIDKVPDLMDKIKEISPDSFKKEKEE, encoded by the coding sequence ATGTCCACAAAAGAAAATATTGATCAACTGTTTGAGAAATTCGAAAATTTCATAAAAAACAAAACTGTCATCGGAGAACCATTTCAGATTGGAGATATTACTTTGATTCCCACCCTTTCCATCTCTTTTGGCTTGGGGTCCGGAAGTGAAGAAAAATCATCTTCTAAAAAATGTGGTGGCAATGGTGCTGGTATGGGAGGCCGTGTGATGCCCATAGCAATGATTGTCATTAAGAATGGGGAGATCAGTGTTCTTCCGATCAAGAAAAATACAGGACTCGATAAACTTATAGATAAGGTACCGGACTTAATGGATAAAATTAAAGAAATCTCTCCTGACAGCTTTAAGAAAGAAAAAGAAGAATAA
- a CDS encoding Hpt protein — MLLFDDKVEEAESLELLSDPDKLLAVVDDEVEEVESVKLLSDPDELFAVVDDEVEEVGSLELLSDPDELLAVVDDEVEEVESVELLSDPDELLTVVDDEVEEVESVKLLSDPDELLTVVDDEVEEVESVKLLSDPDELLAVVDDEVEEPESSELLSDSEEDVELVLFMSCVTERMTVSPVFLSIIVSVQAASIPRLTNKKTVKIIKFLYMIIPPT, encoded by the coding sequence ATGCTATTATTTGACGACAAAGTAGAAGAAGCAGAATCATTGGAACTGCTGTCCGATCCTGATAAATTGCTTGCAGTTGTTGATGATGAAGTAGAAGAAGTAGAATCGGTGAAACTGCTGTCCGATCCCGATGAGCTGTTTGCAGTTGTTGATGATGAAGTAGAAGAGGTAGGATCATTGGAACTGCTGTCCGATCCCGATGAGCTGCTTGCAGTTGTTGACGATGAAGTAGAAGAGGTAGAATCGGTGGAACTGCTGTCCGATCCTGATGAGCTGCTTACAGTTGTTGATGATGAAGTAGAAGAAGTAGAATCGGTGAAACTGCTGTCCGATCCTGATGAGCTGCTTACAGTTGTTGATGATGAAGTAGAAGAAGTAGAATCGGTGAAACTGCTGTCCGATCCCGATGAGCTGCTTGCAGTTGTTGATGATGAAGTAGAAGAACCAGAATCTTCGGAACTGCTGTCAGACTCCGAAGAAGATGTGGAACTTGTCTTATTTATGTCTTGTGTTACAGAAAGAATGACAGTCTCACCTGTCTTTTTATCTATTATTGTCTCGGTCCAGGCAGCCTCTATACCCAGACTCACTAATAAAAAAACTGTTAAAATTATAAAGTTTTTATACATGATTATTCCTCCCACATAA
- a CDS encoding CoA-disulfide reductase: MKILIVGGVAGGASAAARLRRINEDAEIIMFERGEYISFANCGLPYHIGGVIKERENLLVQTIEGMKTRFNIDVKIKTEITKIDKENKKIYAKNLKTGENFEESYDRLLLSPGAAPFIPPIPGVNSPNIFSLRNMSDMDSIINHIEKNSVKRAVVVGAGFIGIEVAENLLERDIEVSILEKAPQVLTMVDEEIAAQVHQNIKDKEVELYLEDGVTQFEDIEGKTVVKLESGKEIKADMVVMAIGVKPENDLAKEAGLEIGKKGGITVNQYLQTSDENIYAVGDAIEVKHYLSGEESIIPLAWPANRQGRIVADNMLGINLKAYNGSLGTSIIKAFDTTVAATGLNERYLKTAGTEYMVATVNRNSHASYYPGGVPITLKLLFTKDGDILGAQGLGCKGVDKRIDVIATAIKGKMKVWDLQDLELAYAPPYNSAKDPVNILGYVAENMIKGEVETIRYFQIEDYLKNNNAQLLDIRTKDENELGSIPSSLHIDLAELRDNLSKLDKDKEYIAYCQVGLRGYIAYRMLVQHGFKAKNLDGGYKLWQYTKNEQSNRDIFNDKDQFKHKEASCCGTVSELIDEEREMNKIIEVDACGLQCPGPILKTKKTMETIKDGEVLSIKSTDAGFKKDIATWAEKTGNKLLDVQLENGIVTAHVKKGSESKNPTLVAEKDTQTMVVFSGDLDKILASFIIANGALAMGKKVSMFFTFWGLNALRKENYTNKNKGVIDKMFGMMMPKGVNKLKLSKMNMGGMGTAMMKHVMKEKNVDSLEKLMKTYLENGGKITACTMSMDVMGIAKEELIEGIDYGGVASYLGDSQEAYSNLFI; the protein is encoded by the coding sequence ATGAAAATATTAATAGTAGGTGGTGTAGCAGGTGGTGCTTCTGCCGCTGCAAGGCTGAGAAGAATAAATGAAGATGCAGAGATTATAATGTTTGAAAGAGGGGAGTATATCTCCTTTGCAAACTGCGGACTGCCTTATCATATAGGGGGAGTCATCAAAGAGAGAGAAAACCTCTTGGTTCAGACTATAGAGGGAATGAAAACTAGATTCAACATTGATGTAAAAATAAAGACAGAAATAACAAAAATAGACAAAGAAAATAAAAAAATCTATGCCAAGAATTTAAAAACAGGAGAAAACTTTGAAGAGAGCTATGACAGACTTCTTTTGTCACCAGGGGCAGCGCCGTTTATACCTCCTATTCCAGGGGTAAACTCTCCAAATATTTTCTCTCTGAGAAACATGAGTGACATGGACAGTATCATAAATCACATAGAAAAAAACAGTGTGAAAAGGGCTGTTGTGGTAGGTGCCGGATTTATAGGTATAGAGGTTGCTGAAAATCTCCTTGAAAGGGATATAGAGGTCTCTATACTAGAAAAAGCTCCCCAAGTCCTCACCATGGTAGATGAAGAAATAGCTGCCCAGGTGCATCAAAACATAAAGGATAAAGAGGTTGAACTTTATCTAGAGGACGGTGTTACCCAGTTTGAGGATATAGAGGGTAAGACTGTTGTAAAATTAGAAAGCGGGAAAGAGATCAAGGCAGACATGGTGGTAATGGCTATAGGGGTAAAGCCTGAAAATGACCTGGCAAAAGAAGCTGGCCTTGAAATAGGGAAAAAAGGCGGAATCACGGTAAACCAATACCTTCAGACCTCTGATGAAAATATCTACGCTGTAGGAGATGCTATAGAGGTGAAGCACTATCTAAGCGGGGAAGAGTCCATTATTCCACTGGCATGGCCTGCAAACAGACAGGGACGTATAGTGGCAGATAATATGCTAGGAATAAACTTAAAAGCATATAACGGATCACTGGGGACATCTATAATTAAGGCTTTTGACACAACTGTTGCTGCTACAGGTTTGAATGAAAGATATCTCAAAACTGCAGGTACAGAGTATATGGTAGCAACTGTAAACAGAAACAGCCATGCCAGTTACTACCCAGGAGGGGTTCCGATAACTCTCAAACTTCTTTTCACAAAGGATGGGGATATTTTAGGGGCACAGGGTTTAGGATGTAAAGGAGTAGACAAGAGAATCGATGTCATCGCCACAGCAATCAAAGGTAAGATGAAGGTATGGGATCTCCAGGACCTCGAGCTGGCCTACGCTCCACCCTACAACTCTGCAAAAGACCCGGTAAATATTCTCGGGTATGTTGCTGAAAATATGATAAAGGGTGAAGTGGAAACAATAAGATATTTCCAGATAGAAGATTATCTAAAAAATAACAACGCTCAGCTTCTTGATATAAGAACAAAAGATGAAAATGAGCTGGGATCTATCCCTAGTTCTCTGCACATCGACCTTGCAGAACTGCGTGACAACTTGTCCAAGCTCGATAAAGATAAAGAGTACATTGCATATTGTCAGGTAGGTCTGAGAGGCTATATCGCCTACAGGATGCTTGTACAGCACGGATTCAAGGCAAAGAACCTTGACGGAGGATATAAACTCTGGCAATACACTAAAAATGAGCAAAGCAACAGGGATATCTTCAATGATAAGGACCAGTTTAAACACAAGGAGGCTTCGTGCTGCGGAACGGTCTCTGAACTTATAGATGAGGAGAGAGAGATGAATAAAATTATAGAGGTGGATGCCTGTGGACTCCAGTGTCCAGGACCTATTCTAAAAACCAAAAAAACCATGGAAACCATCAAAGATGGAGAAGTTCTATCAATAAAATCAACAGATGCCGGGTTCAAAAAGGATATCGCCACCTGGGCAGAAAAAACAGGAAACAAGCTTCTGGATGTCCAGCTAGAAAACGGAATAGTAACTGCCCATGTAAAAAAAGGCAGTGAATCTAAAAATCCAACCCTTGTAGCAGAGAAAGACACACAGACTATGGTAGTATTCAGCGGGGATTTAGACAAAATCTTGGCGAGTTTCATAATCGCAAACGGTGCCTTGGCAATGGGGAAAAAAGTGAGTATGTTCTTTACTTTCTGGGGATTAAATGCCCTCAGAAAGGAAAACTACACAAATAAAAACAAGGGAGTCATAGACAAAATGTTTGGAATGATGATGCCAAAGGGTGTCAATAAATTAAAACTTTCCAAAATGAACATGGGTGGAATGGGAACAGCCATGATGAAACATGTCATGAAGGAAAAAAATGTAGATTCACTGGAAAAACTAATGAAAACATATCTTGAAAACGGTGGTAAAATTACTGCCTGTACAATGTCTATGGATGTCATGGGAATAGCAAAAGAGGAGCTCATTGAGGGAATAGATTATGGAGGAGTAGCCTCATATCTTGGAGATTCTCAAGAGGCATATTCAAATCTCTTTATATAG
- a CDS encoding leucine-rich repeat domain-containing protein, with the protein MSSNNSISSTFNDISAGDAQNSTSLNASNSGLSNLNGIELFTNLEVLNLENNEIQTLEGLENLTNLKRLYLRGNPLTASDLEILFKLKNLQFLSFSDVSGNYLDILYVFIPDKNLKSIVWENIQVFPKYTSTADKITFEDVEKITKLHCKGKEIKELRGIENFKNLEILDLEENMIKTLYKIDFSNLNKLEYLNIAGNEIYSLERFEEFLPLPNKHLDIYLRKDNHSNPVISSPSFTNIIKKIKRKFNNKIDLII; encoded by the coding sequence TTGTCGTCAAATAATAGCATTAGTTCAACTTTTAATGATATATCAGCAGGTGATGCCCAAAATTCAACCTCTCTAAACGCCTCTAATAGTGGTCTCTCTAATCTAAATGGAATTGAACTCTTTACTAATTTAGAAGTATTAAATCTAGAAAATAATGAGATCCAAACTTTGGAGGGTTTAGAAAATCTAACAAATTTAAAAAGACTTTATCTGAGAGGAAATCCTCTGACAGCATCCGACCTAGAAATACTTTTCAAATTAAAAAATCTTCAATTTTTAAGTTTCTCTGATGTTTCAGGAAACTATCTAGATATCCTCTATGTATTCATACCAGATAAAAACCTTAAATCAATAGTCTGGGAAAATATCCAAGTTTTTCCCAAATATACATCTACTGCGGATAAAATAACCTTCGAAGATGTGGAAAAAATTACAAAACTTCATTGTAAAGGCAAAGAGATAAAGGAGTTGAGAGGAATAGAAAATTTTAAAAATCTTGAAATATTAGACTTGGAAGAAAATATGATCAAAACTCTCTATAAAATAGATTTCTCCAACCTAAATAAGTTGGAGTACTTAAATATAGCCGGTAATGAAATATATTCTCTAGAAAGGTTTGAAGAATTTCTGCCACTTCCAAATAAACACCTTGATATTTATTTGAGAAAAGACAATCATAGCAACCCTGTAATCTCTTCTCCAAGTTTTACTAATATTATCAAAAAAATAAAAAGAAAATTCAATAACAAAATAGACCTTATAATATAA
- a CDS encoding AbrB/MazE/SpoVT family DNA-binding domain-containing protein yields the protein MLEFKDGKCICGTVTVGERGQIVIPKKARDYFDIQPGDQLVVLGDKSKGITVFKAGDLKEFANFILNNANDE from the coding sequence ATGCTGGAATTCAAAGATGGAAAGTGTATCTGCGGGACCGTCACTGTGGGAGAAAGAGGTCAGATAGTTATCCCAAAGAAGGCCAGAGACTATTTTGATATACAGCCTGGAGACCAGTTGGTGGTTTTAGGGGACAAGAGTAAGGGAATTACTGTTTTTAAGGCCGGGGATTTAAAAGAGTTTGCAAATTTTATATTAAATAATGCCAATGATGAATAG